GCGGCCAGCCCGAGCACCCCGCCCAGGATGCCGACCGTCTTCGGGGTGGGGTGCTGGCTCACGCCGGCACCCCCGCGCTGCCGGTGTGCACCCGGGTGAAACGTCCGCCGACCCGGGTGACCAGCTCGTAGTGGATGGTGTCCAGCACGTCGGCCCAGTCCTGCGCGGTGGGCTCGCCGGCGTCGCCGGGGCCCCACAGCACGACCTCGTCGCCGGGGGCGATCGCGTCGTCCCCGACCTCGAGCACGAACTGGTCCATGCAGACCCGGCCGGCGATGGTCCGCTGTACGCCGCCGGCGAGCACCGGCGCCCGGTTGCCACCGGCCCGCGGCACGCCGTCGGCGTACCCGACCGGCACCAGCGCCAGGGTGGTCTCGGCGACCGTGTGGTGGGTGTGGCCGTAGCTGACCCCGGTGCCGGCGGGCACCCGCTTGGTGAGCGCGACGCGGGCGCGCACGGTCATCGCCGGGCGCAGGCCGTACTGCGCCGGGTCGCCACCGAGCGGGTCCAGGCCGTACACCGCGACGCCCGGGCGGACCATGTCGTACCAGGTGTGCGGCAGCGCGATGGTGGCCGCGGAGTTCGCCAGGTGCCGCCGCGCCTCGGTCAGACCGGCCTCACGGGCCAGCGCGGTGGCCTCCTCGAAGACCGCGACCTGGGCGGCGATCGTCGGGTGGGTGGGGGCGTCGGCGTAGGCGAGGTGGCTCCACAGCCCGGTGACGACGACGTCGCCGTCCTCCTGCGCCCGGACGGCGGCGGCCACCAGCCCGGGCCAGTCGGCGGGGGTCGCGCCCTCGCGGGAGAGCCCGGTGTCGACGAACAGCTGCACCCGGGCGGTGCGGCCGGTGGCCCGGGCGGCGTCCACGACCTCGGCCAGTGCCCACCCCGCGTTGACCGACAGCTCGACGTCGGCGGCGAGCCCGGCCGCGTAGTCCTCCCCCGGGGCGTGCTGCCAGGACAGCACCGGCGCGGTGACCCCGGCGGCCCGCAGCGCGAGTGCCTCCTCGAGCACGGTGACCCCGAGCGCGTCGGCGCCCCCGGCCAGCGCGGCCCGGGCGGCGGGGACCAGCCCGTGGCCGTACCCGTCGGCCTTGACCACCGCCATCAGCGGCCGGCCGACCCGCTCGCGCAGGGCTGCGGTGTTGGCGGCGATCGCGTCGAGGTCGACCACGACCTCGGCCCGGTTCTGCTCTCTCACGCCCGCGATCATCCCAGCCCCCCTCCCCCCGGCCCCTCCCCGACCCGACGCCGACGAGAAAGGCGTTTCTCGTCAGAGGTCCTGACGAGAAGCGCGGCGGTCTCAACGGGTGGATGCAACAGCCTCTGCAGATGATCACGGTGTCGTGGTCTGAGGGGTGGTCCGGTGGGGTTGTCGGTGGAGCAGCAGGATCAGTTGTGGGCGCGGTGGCGGGCTGGTGAGTCACTGCGCGGGATCGGCCGGTCGTTGGGGTTGTCCCATGCCACGGTGCACCGGCATGTCACGGCGTGTGGTGGTAGACGACCGGCGGTGCGGCGGCGGGGGCCGCTGGCGTTGAGCGTGGTCGAGCGGGAGGAGATCAGCCGCGGGATCGCCGCCGAGGCGTCGGTGCGGGCGATCGCGCGTGTGTTGGGGCGCGAGCCCTCCACGATCAGCCGGGAGCTGGCCCGCAACGGCGGGCGGGAGGCCTACCGGGCCGCAGCAGCCGATGCCGCGGCCGATCGTCGGGCGCTGCGACCCAAGCCGGCGAAGCTGGCAGTCAACGGCCGGTTGCGCGCCGAAGTGCAGCGTGGGCTGGCCCTGGAGTGGTCACCGCAGCAGATCGCGTCACGCTTGGTCGTGGACTTCCCCGACGATGAGGCGATGCGGGTCTCCCACGAGACGATCTACCTGACCTTGTTCGTGCAGGCCAGGGGCGGGTTGGCCCGTGAGTTGACCCGGTCGTTGCGCACCGGTCGGGCGACCCGGCACCCGCGCGGGGCCAAGCTTCCCTCCGGGCGGGGGCAGCTGCACGGGATGGTCCCGATCTCCGAACGACCCGCCGAGGCCACCGACCGGGCGGTCCCCGGGCACTGGGAGGGCGACCTCGTCTTGGGCAAGCTGCCCAGTGCAGTGGCCACCCTGGTGGAGCGCACCACCCGGTTCGTGGCGTTGGTGGCGCTACCGGAAGGCAAGAAGGCCGAGCAGGTCCACCCGGCTCTGGCCGCAGCGATCAGGCGGGTGCCAGCCCAGCTGCGCCGGTCCCTGACCTGGGACCAGGGCAAGGAGATGGCCGCCCACGCACAGTTCACCGTGGCCACCGGCGTCGACGTCTATTTCTGCGACCCCAAGAGCCCCTGGCAGCGAGGCAGCAACGAGAACACCAACGGCCTCCTCCGCCAGTACCTGCCCAAGGGCGCCGACCTCACGGCCTTCACCCAGCACGACCTCGACGCCATCGCCGCACGACTCAACGGCAGACCCCGCCAGACCCTGGGCTGGAAGACTCCCGCCGAAGCATTCAACGAGGCCGTTGCACACACCCGTTGAGACCGCCGTCCTTGTCGTCAGGTGTGGGTGAGGCGGCGGACGGCGGCGGGGAGGTGGCGGACCAGGTCGGAGGCGATCAGCGGGCCCTGCGCGGCGGCGAGCTGGCCGGCGCGGCCGTGCAGGTGGGCGGCGGCCGCCGCGGCCTCCACGGCGGGGAGCCCGGTCGCGAGCAGCGCGCCGGCGATGCCGGAGAGCACGTCCCCGGTGCCGGCGGTGGCCAGCCAGGGGGTGCCGGTGCCGTTGACGAAGGCGGTGCCGTCGGCGTCGGCGACCACCGTGGCGTCGCCCTTGAGCAGCACGGTCACGCCGAGGTCGGCCGCAGCGGCCCGGGCGGCACCGATCCGGTCGGCGCCCAGGTCCCAGCCGAAGCGGGTGAACTCCCGGTCGTGCGGAGTCAGCACGGTGGGGGCCGACCGGTCGCGGGCCAGGGCCGGATCGCGGGCGAGCAGGGTGAGCCCGTCGGCATCGACGAGCACCGGGAGGTCCGTGGCCAGCACCTCGGCGAGCACGGCGGCCGCGTCGTCGTCGGTGCCCATCCCGGGGCCGACCACCCAGGCCTGCACCCGGCCGGCGTCCGACGGTCGGCCGGCGGTGACGATCGCCTCGGGCCAGGCGGCCCGGACCCCTTCGGCGGCGGTGCCGGCGTACCGGACCAGGCCGGGCCGGGTGCGCAGCGCGGCGCCGGTGCAGAGCACGCCCGCACCGGGGTAGGTGGCCGATCCCGCGACGACGCCGACGACGCCCTGGCTGTACTTGTCGTCCCCGGCGCCGGGGTCGGGCAGCCGGTCGGCCACCTCGGCGTCGGTGAGCTGTCGGGCGGACGGCGCCGGCAGCTCCAGGCCGATGTCCACCAGGTGCACGGTGCCGGCGTGCCCGCGTCCCTCCCCCACGACCAGACCGGCCTTCACCGCGCCGAGGACGACGGTGTGCTGGGCCGGGAACGCCTCGCCGTCGACGGCCCCGGTGTCGGCGTCCACCCCGCTGGGCAGGTCGACGGCGACGAGCAGCCCCGGTCCGGCCACCGCCCGGGCGACGACGTCGGCGGCGGCCGGCCGGAGCCCGCCCCGGCCGCCGATGCCGACGATCCCGTCCAGCACGAGGTCGGCGCGCTCCAGTCCGGCGGCGCCGGGGTCGGTGACGGTGCGGCCCCCGGCCCGGCGGAGGGCGGCGAGACCGGCCGGGTGAGCCCGGTCGGGGTCCAGGAGCAGCGCGGTGACCGCGGCCCCGCGGCCGGCGAGGAAGGCCCCGGCGAACAGGGCGTCGCCGCCGTTGTCCCCGGCCCCGACCAGCAGGACCACCCGGACGCCGACCGCCCGGCCGACCAGCCGCAGGCACACGGTGGCCAGTCCGGTCGCGGCGCGCTGCATCAGGGCGCCCTGGGGCAGCCGGGCCAGCAGGTCGGCCTCCGCCGCCCGCACCTGGTCGGCGGTGTACAGCCCGGTCACGCGTCCGCCTCTGCGATCACCACGGCCGAGGCGATGCCCCCGTCGTGGCTCAGCGACACGTGCCAGCCGGTCACCCCGAGCAGTGCGGCCCGGGCGGCCACCGTGCCGCGCACCTCGATGAGCGGACGGCCGTGCTCGCCGACGGTCACCTCGGCGTCGTGCCAGTGCAGGTCCCCGGGGGCACCGAGGGCCTTCGCGAGTGCCTCCTTGGCCGCGAACCGGGCGGCCAGGGACTCACCGCTGCGTTCGGCCCCGGACGGCGTCCGCTGCTCGGCGGCGGTGAACAGCCGGTCCCGCAGCCCCGGCGTCCGGGTGAGCGAGGCAGCGAACCGCTCCACCGGACACACGTCGATCCCGACCCCGACGATCACCTCATTCCACGGTGACGGACTTGGCCAGGTTGCGGGGCATGTCGACGTCCAGGCCGCGGGTGTCGGCGATCTCGCAGGCCAGCACCTGCAGCGGGATCGTGGTGACCACCGGGGCGAGCAGCGTGGGCGTGCGGGGCACCCGGATGACGTGGTCGGCGTAGGGCAGCACGTCGTCGTCGCCCTCCTCGGCGATCACGATGGTGCGTGCCCCGCGGGCCCGGACCTCCTGGATGTTGGAGACCACCTTGCCGTGCAGCGACTCCCGGCCGCGGGGGGACGGCGCGATCACGATGACCGGGGTGCCGTCGCCGATCAGCGCGATGGAGCCGTGCTTGAGCTCGCCGGCGGCGAAGCCCTCGGCGTGGATGTAGGCCAGCTCCTTGAGCTTGAGCGCGCCCTCCAGGGCCACCGGGTACCCGACGTGCCGGCCCAGGAAGAGGATCGTGGACTCGGTGGCCAGCGACCGGCCCAGCGCGCGCACCTCGTCCATGCCCGAGAGCACCTGGGACACCTGCTCGGGCAGCTGGCGCAGCTCGGCGACGACGGCGGCGACCTCGTCCTCGTACTTCAGCCCGCGCACCTGGGCCAGGAAGAGCCCGACCAGGTAGCAGGCCACGATCTGGGTGAGGAACCCCTTGGTCGAGGCGACGGCGACCTCGGGTCCGGCCCGGGTGTAGAGCACCGCGTCGGACTCGCGCGGGATCGTCGAGCCGTTGGCGTTGCAGATCGCCAGCACCCGGGCCTGCTGCTCCTTGGCGTGCCGCAGCGCCATCAGGGTGTCCATCGTCTCCCCGGACTGGGAGATGACGACGACCAGCGTCGAGCGGTCGAGCACCGGGTCCCGGTAGCGGAACTCGCTGGCCAGCTCGACCTCGACCGGGATCCGGGTCCAGTGCTCGATGGCGTACTTGGCGATGAGACCGGCGTGGTAGGCGGTGCCGCAGGCGATCACGAAGACCTTGGTGACCCCGCGCAGGTCCTCGTCGGAGATCCGCACCTCGTCCAGCACGATCTCCCCGCGCTCGCCGAGGCGGCCCAGCAGGGTGTCGGCGACGGCCTGGGGCTGCTCGGCGATCTCCTTGAGCATGAACCAGTCGTAGCCGCCCTTCTCGGCGGCCGCGGCGTCCCAGTCGACGGAGTAGGCCAGCGGCTCGACGGTGTTCCCGGCGAAGTCGGTGACGGTCACGCCGCGGGTGCGGTGCAGCTCGACGACCTGGTCCTGGCCCAGCTCCAGGGCGTCGCGGGTGTGCCCGATGAAGGCGGCGACGTCGGAGCCGAGGAAGTACTCGCCGTCCCCCACGCCGACCACGAGCGGGGAGTTGCGGCGCGAGGCGACCAGCGTGTCGGGCTCGGCGGCGTGGCTGGCGACGAGGGTGAAGGCGCCCTCGAGCCGGCGGGAGACGACCCGCATGGCCTCGGCCAGCCGGCCCGGGCCCTCGGGCAGCGTGGGGTACACCGCGGCCAGCAGGTGGGCGACGACCTCGGTGTCGGTCTCGGAGGTGAACTCGACCCCGGTGGCCTCGACCTCGGTGCGCAGGGAGGCGAAGTTCTCGATGATCCCGTTGTGGATCACCGCCACGGTGCCGTCGGCGGAGGTGTGCGGGTGGGCGTTGCGGTCGGTCGGCCCCCCGTGGGTGGCCCAGCGGGTGTGCCCGATCCCGATCGTGGACGCCGGGAGCGCCTTCTCGGCGAGCTCCTTCTCCAGGTTCGCGACCTTGCCGGCCTTCTTGGCCGTGGCCAGCCGCCCGTCGGCCAGGACGGCGACCCCCGCGGAGTCGTACCCCCGGTACTCCAACCGGCGCAGGCCCTCCAGGACCACGTCCAACGCGTTCTGAGGACCGACGTACCCCACGATGCCGCACATGGGGTCTGACGATACGTCCCCCGGGGGCGTCCTCAGACGGCGGCGACGACCTCGGCGAGCCGGTGCGCGACCTCGTCGGCCTGCTCCTGGGTGGGGGCCTCGACCATCACCCGGACCAGCTGCTCGGTGCCCGAGGGGCGCAGCAGCACCCGCCCGGTGTCGCCGAGCTCCTCCTCCGCGGCGTTGACCGCCCGGGCGACGTCCTCGTCCTCGGCGACGGCGATGCGGTCGCTCACCGACACGTTCACCAGCACCTGCGGCAGCTTCTGGACGACGGAGGCGAGCTCGGCCAGCGAGGAGCCGGTGGCCGACATCCGGGCCAGCAGGGCCAGCCCGGTGAGCAGGCCGTCGCCGGTGGTGGCCCAGTCCAGGAACACCAGGTGCCCGGACTGCTCCCCGCCCAGGGACAGCCCGCGCGAGCGCAGCGCCTCCAGCACGTAGCGGTCCCCGACCGCGGTGGTGGCCACGGTGATGCCGGCGTCGCGCATCGTGTGGTGGAAGCCCAGGTTGCTCATCACGGTCGCGACGACCGTGTCGCCGACGAGCTCACCGCGCTCGTGCAGGTCCAGGGCGCAGATGGCGAGGATCTGGTCGCCGTCCACCAGCTCGCCGGTGGCGGTGACGGCCAGGCAGCGGTCGGCGTCCCCGTCGTGGGCGATGCCGATGTCGGCCCCGGTGGCGGCCACGGCGTCCCGCAGCGGCCCCAGGTGGGTGGAGCCGATGCCGTCGTTGATGTTCCAGCCGTCGGGGTCCCCGCCGATGACGTGCACCTGGGCGCCGGCCCGGCGGTAGACCTCCGGGGCGCAGACCGAGGCGGCGCCGTGCGCGCAGTCGACGACGACACGGACCCCGGCGAGCGGACGGCGCAGCGAGGACAGCACGTGCTCCACGTAGCGGGAGCCGGCGTCGGGCAGGTCGCGGACCCGGCCGACGTCGGCGCCGGTGGGCCGGTGGTCGGGGGCGTCGCTGGCCGACAGGTGGCCGGTGATCCGACGTTCGATGGCCGCCTCGACCGCGTCGGGCAGCTTGTGCCCACCGCGGGAGAACAGCTTGATGCCGTTGTCGGGCATCGGGTTGTGACTGGCCGAGATCATCACGCCGAGGTCGGCGCCGGTCTGGGCGGTCAGGAAGGCGACGGCGGGGGTGGGCAGCACGCCCACCCGCAGCACCTCGGCGCCCGCGCTCGACAGGCCCGCCACCACGGCGGCCTCGAGCATCTCCCCGCTGGCACGGGGGTCGCGGCCGACGACCGCGACGGGACGCTGGGTCCCGTCGCGGTCGGCGAGCACGCTGGCGGCAGCACGTGCCACCGAGAGGGCCAACTCCGGC
This sequence is a window from Geodermatophilaceae bacterium NBWT11. Protein-coding genes within it:
- a CDS encoding alanine racemase, whose amino-acid sequence is MIAGVREQNRAEVVVDLDAIAANTAALRERVGRPLMAVVKADGYGHGLVPAARAALAGGADALGVTVLEEALALRAAGVTAPVLSWQHAPGEDYAAGLAADVELSVNAGWALAEVVDAARATGRTARVQLFVDTGLSREGATPADWPGLVAAAVRAQEDGDVVVTGLWSHLAYADAPTHPTIAAQVAVFEEATALAREAGLTEARRHLANSAATIALPHTWYDMVRPGVAVYGLDPLGGDPAQYGLRPAMTVRARVALTKRVPAGTGVSYGHTHHTVAETTLALVPVGYADGVPRAGGNRAPVLAGGVQRTIAGRVCMDQFVLEVGDDAIAPGDEVVLWGPGDAGEPTAQDWADVLDTIHYELVTRVGGRFTRVHTGSAGVPA
- a CDS encoding holo-ACP synthase; the protein is MIVGVGIDVCPVERFAASLTRTPGLRDRLFTAAEQRTPSGAERSGESLAARFAAKEALAKALGAPGDLHWHDAEVTVGEHGRPLIEVRGTVAARAALLGVTGWHVSLSHDGGIASAVVIAEADA
- a CDS encoding NAD(P)H-hydrate dehydratase; this encodes MTGLYTADQVRAAEADLLARLPQGALMQRAATGLATVCLRLVGRAVGVRVVLLVGAGDNGGDALFAGAFLAGRGAAVTALLLDPDRAHPAGLAALRRAGGRTVTDPGAAGLERADLVLDGIVGIGGRGGLRPAAADVVARAVAGPGLLVAVDLPSGVDADTGAVDGEAFPAQHTVVLGAVKAGLVVGEGRGHAGTVHLVDIGLELPAPSARQLTDAEVADRLPDPGAGDDKYSQGVVGVVAGSATYPGAGVLCTGAALRTRPGLVRYAGTAAEGVRAAWPEAIVTAGRPSDAGRVQAWVVGPGMGTDDDAAAVLAEVLATDLPVLVDADGLTLLARDPALARDRSAPTVLTPHDREFTRFGWDLGADRIGAARAAAADLGVTVLLKGDATVVADADGTAFVNGTGTPWLATAGTGDVLSGIAGALLATGLPAVEAAAAAAHLHGRAGQLAAAQGPLIASDLVRHLPAAVRRLTHT
- a CDS encoding IS30 family transposase, which translates into the protein MRGGPVGLSVEQQDQLWARWRAGESLRGIGRSLGLSHATVHRHVTACGGRRPAVRRRGPLALSVVEREEISRGIAAEASVRAIARVLGREPSTISRELARNGGREAYRAAAADAAADRRALRPKPAKLAVNGRLRAEVQRGLALEWSPQQIASRLVVDFPDDEAMRVSHETIYLTLFVQARGGLARELTRSLRTGRATRHPRGAKLPSGRGQLHGMVPISERPAEATDRAVPGHWEGDLVLGKLPSAVATLVERTTRFVALVALPEGKKAEQVHPALAAAIRRVPAQLRRSLTWDQGKEMAAHAQFTVATGVDVYFCDPKSPWQRGSNENTNGLLRQYLPKGADLTAFTQHDLDAIAARLNGRPRQTLGWKTPAEAFNEAVAHTR
- a CDS encoding phosphoglucosamine mutase; translated protein: MGRLFGTDGVRGRANADLTPELALSVARAAASVLADRDGTQRPVAVVGRDPRASGEMLEAAVVAGLSSAGAEVLRVGVLPTPAVAFLTAQTGADLGVMISASHNPMPDNGIKLFSRGGHKLPDAVEAAIERRITGHLSASDAPDHRPTGADVGRVRDLPDAGSRYVEHVLSSLRRPLAGVRVVVDCAHGAASVCAPEVYRRAGAQVHVIGGDPDGWNINDGIGSTHLGPLRDAVAATGADIGIAHDGDADRCLAVTATGELVDGDQILAICALDLHERGELVGDTVVATVMSNLGFHHTMRDAGITVATTAVGDRYVLEALRSRGLSLGGEQSGHLVFLDWATTGDGLLTGLALLARMSATGSSLAELASVVQKLPQVLVNVSVSDRIAVAEDEDVARAVNAAEEELGDTGRVLLRPSGTEQLVRVMVEAPTQEQADEVAHRLAEVVAAV
- the glmS gene encoding glutamine--fructose-6-phosphate transaminase (isomerizing), producing the protein MCGIVGYVGPQNALDVVLEGLRRLEYRGYDSAGVAVLADGRLATAKKAGKVANLEKELAEKALPASTIGIGHTRWATHGGPTDRNAHPHTSADGTVAVIHNGIIENFASLRTEVEATGVEFTSETDTEVVAHLLAAVYPTLPEGPGRLAEAMRVVSRRLEGAFTLVASHAAEPDTLVASRRNSPLVVGVGDGEYFLGSDVAAFIGHTRDALELGQDQVVELHRTRGVTVTDFAGNTVEPLAYSVDWDAAAAEKGGYDWFMLKEIAEQPQAVADTLLGRLGERGEIVLDEVRISDEDLRGVTKVFVIACGTAYHAGLIAKYAIEHWTRIPVEVELASEFRYRDPVLDRSTLVVVISQSGETMDTLMALRHAKEQQARVLAICNANGSTIPRESDAVLYTRAGPEVAVASTKGFLTQIVACYLVGLFLAQVRGLKYEDEVAAVVAELRQLPEQVSQVLSGMDEVRALGRSLATESTILFLGRHVGYPVALEGALKLKELAYIHAEGFAAGELKHGSIALIGDGTPVIVIAPSPRGRESLHGKVVSNIQEVRARGARTIVIAEEGDDDVLPYADHVIRVPRTPTLLAPVVTTIPLQVLACEIADTRGLDVDMPRNLAKSVTVE